The segment CTTGCAGGCGGGCCTTTTCCTCGTGGTGCAGGGCCACGCCTTCGTAGCCGTGGTAGGCCAGGCTGGCGAGCACGAAGAGCGATTGCTGCGACAGCGGCAGCAGGCCGTTCTTCTGCGCGGAAACGGCGATACCGGCGGTGGTGTGGATATGCAGCACGCAGCCCACGTCCGGTCGCACCTCGTGCACCGCGCTGTGGATGGTATAGCCGGCCGGGTTGATGTCGTAGGGGCTGTCCATCAGCTTGTTGCCGGCCAGATCGATCTTCACCAGGCTCGACGCGGTGATCTCGTGGAACATCAGCCCGTAGGGGTTGATCAGGAAGTCTTCGGTGCCGGGGACCTTGGCGGAGATGTGGGTGAAAATCAGGTCATCCCAGCCGTACAGGGCAATCAGGCGGTAGCAGGCGGCCAGATCGACACGGGTCTGCCATTCGGCGGCGGACACCTTGTCCTTGAGGTTGAGCGACGGGAGGGCTTGAGCGGCGGTCATGGCGGAACCTCGTTGTTGTTGTATGTGCGACGAGTCTAGCCCCGGGCGGCCAGGGCGATAGTCGCCTTGGCAGCCAGCTTAATGGCCTTGCGAGTCAGATCAGCGCGGCGACCAGGGGTGCGGCGAAGAGGTTGAGCAAGCCCATCAGCACCATCACCAGACCGGCCACCGTGCCCTCTTCGCGGCCCACTTCCCGGGCCCGGCTGACCCCCGCGCCGTGGGCGCCGACACCAAACAGCGCGCCACGGGCCAGGGCGCTCTTCAGCGGCAGCCAGCGGATCAGCAGGCCGCCGGCGACAGCGCCGAATACGCCGGTGAGCATGACGAAGACGGCCGTCAGTTCCGGAACGCCGCCGAGGTCCTGGGCAAGCGGCATGGCGAAGGGCGTGGTGATGGAGCGCGGCACCAACGACAGGCTCACCTGGGGCTCCAGCGCCAGCGCATTGCCCAGGCACCAGGAGCTGGCGATGGCCACGCCACTGCCGGCCAGCATGCCCAGCATCAGTGCCGGCCAATGGCGGGCGAGCAAGGTACGCTGCTGCCAGATGGGCACGGCGAAGGCCACGGTAGCCGGGCCCAGCAGCAGCATCAGCCAGTGAGTGGCGCCGGCGTATTCGGCATAGGCGGTATGCAGCGGCACCGCAATCGCCAGCAGCAATGCCGGCACGAAGATCAGCGGCGACAGCAGGTAGCGTCCGGTGCGCCGGTACATCCAGCGGCTGGCCAGGTAGCCGGCCAGTGTCAGGGCCAGCCAGAACCAGGACATGGGCTCAATGTTCATGGCGCATCCTCCAGCGGCAAACGGCTTCAACAGTCAGCGCGGTGGCCAGCATCACCAGCAGGGTGCTGGCGCCGATCACCAGCAGGATGCGCAATCCGTCCTGACGCAGCAGCGCGCCGTAGTCCAAAAGGCTCATCAACGCCGGAATGAAGAACAGCAGCATCTCGGCCATCAGCAGGCCGGCGCCCAGTTGCAGCGCCGCCGGTTTCACCCAGCCGCTGGCGAAGGCCGCCAGCAGCAGGCCAAGGCCGATCACGCCACCGGGAATCGGCCAGCCCAGCACGGCCGCGAGCTTGCAGCCCAGGGCATAAAGGCCGACAAGGGCAACGAGTTCGGCAGCGAGACGAGCGATACGGAGCAGGCGGGAACGGTTCATGGCGGTGACCCTCGGTACTGGTGGCCAGCTTAGGTCCGCGCCTATCATCCCAAAAGCGAATTGTTCGACTTGCAGCCATTCGAGATTGGAATAGCCATGGAATTCCGCCAGTTACGCAGCTTCGTCGAAGTGGTCCGTCAGGGCGGCTTCACCCAGGCCGGCAAGACCCTGCACGCCACCCAGTCCACCGTCAGCAAGCAGGTGGCCCAGCTGGAACAGCGCCTGGGCGTGCAACTGCTGGAGCGCAGCGGCCCGCACCTGCGCCTGACCGATGCCGGCGCCGTGGTGCTGCGCCATGCCGAGGACATGCTGCGCCAGCGTCAGGACCTGCATAGCGAGCTGGACGATCTCAGCCAGCTGCGGCGAGGCGAATTGCGCCTGGGGTTACCACTGCTGGGGGGCGAAGTGCTGTTCGCCGAGTTGTTCGTCCAATACCGGCGGCGCTACCCGAACATCGTGGTGAGTCTGCTCGAAGGCGGCAGCAAGCTGATGGAAGCGGCGCTGCTGCAGGGGGAACTGGAACTGGCCGGCAGCCTCACCCCCAATGACCCCGCGCTGGACTACCAAGCGTTCTGCAACGAGCCGCTGGATATCCTCGTGCCCGAGGACCATCCCCTGGCGGGCGAAGAAAGCCTCGCGCTGGCGCAACTGGCCGAATCGCCCTTCCTGCTTTACCAGCAGAGCTTCACCCTCAACGACCGCCTGTTGCAGGCGTGTCGGCAGGCCGGCTTCACACCGCGCGAAGCAGGTCGCAGCGGCCAGGCGGATTTCCTCGCCGCGCTGGTGGCCGCCGGCCAGGGCGTGGTGCTGCTGCCACGCATCGTCGCCCGCCCCTTGCAGCGCCCCGGCCTGCGCCTGGTACCGCTGCGCG is part of the Pseudomonas lalkuanensis genome and harbors:
- a CDS encoding LysR family transcriptional regulator, which produces MEFRQLRSFVEVVRQGGFTQAGKTLHATQSTVSKQVAQLEQRLGVQLLERSGPHLRLTDAGAVVLRHAEDMLRQRQDLHSELDDLSQLRRGELRLGLPLLGGEVLFAELFVQYRRRYPNIVVSLLEGGSKLMEAALLQGELELAGSLTPNDPALDYQAFCNEPLDILVPEDHPLAGEESLALAQLAESPFLLYQQSFTLNDRLLQACRQAGFTPREAGRSGQADFLAALVAAGQGVVLLPRIVARPLQRPGLRLVPLREPDLRWDIAFVWRRGAYLSRAAQAWLELLREYSPLDQGKA
- a CDS encoding LrgB family protein, with the translated sequence MNIEPMSWFWLALTLAGYLASRWMYRRTGRYLLSPLIFVPALLLAIAVPLHTAYAEYAGATHWLMLLLGPATVAFAVPIWQQRTLLARHWPALMLGMLAGSGVAIASSWCLGNALALEPQVSLSLVPRSITTPFAMPLAQDLGGVPELTAVFVMLTGVFGAVAGGLLIRWLPLKSALARGALFGVGAHGAGVSRAREVGREEGTVAGLVMVLMGLLNLFAAPLVAALI
- a CDS encoding CidA/LrgA family protein, with the protein product MNRSRLLRIARLAAELVALVGLYALGCKLAAVLGWPIPGGVIGLGLLLAAFASGWVKPAALQLGAGLLMAEMLLFFIPALMSLLDYGALLRQDGLRILLVIGASTLLVMLATALTVEAVCRWRMRHEH
- a CDS encoding class II aldolase/adducin family protein, with the translated sequence MTAAQALPSLNLKDKVSAAEWQTRVDLAACYRLIALYGWDDLIFTHISAKVPGTEDFLINPYGLMFHEITASSLVKIDLAGNKLMDSPYDINPAGYTIHSAVHEVRPDVGCVLHIHTTAGIAVSAQKNGLLPLSQQSLFVLASLAYHGYEGVALHHEEKARLQADLGQANFMILPNHGLLTAFGSIADAFLGMFTMQRACEIQVMAQAGGGELIHIPQQILDGARAMIAGVMKTSTGMGGALPWPALLRKLDQQFPGYDQ